The genomic interval AGCAGCTGGTGatttgaatatatatttttaaaatgctctgcagctgtactttgggaaacagagaaaaacaagcaaacaaatatgAAAGCAAATGTCTGATTTAACCATAATCTGTGGTTAGACTAAAACATGGAAGTGTGATTTGTATCCCTGTGAAAGTGATGTTGTGTCTTGATAAGAAATCATGTGACTGCTGTGTTTAACAGTCAGACATTTTTCTACTGTACTCCACCGTACTGTACTCTCTATTGTATGTAACCACAGTGATGGGGTATCTAGACATCCCATAGTAATCTAAATATgatctatatatttttttttaaaaatcagtcacTAAAgttgtaaacaaaaacaaacatatcaTGTAAATCAGTTTGGGGTATCACTAACAGGCACATTCAAAGCAGCCATAAAACACGTCTGTGAATTTTACAAAGCTCCCAACTTAAGAGTGAATCAGATCAGGAAGCGTTACCTGGGCAATAAAAGACTGCACTTaccacaaaaatcaaacaaacatctTGACAAGCTCACACCAACAAGTCAGTGAAGCCACCGGGAGCTCGTGAAGATATCAGAATACCCAGCGCGCACTGCCAAAACAGGGAAGTGAATACTTTCTCTTTGAATGTGACTGAGATGGTGGCGAGACAGAAGAGGCTGTAAAGCCCCCTTCACTTCCTGTGTCGCCCGTGTGCAATAGTTTCTGCTCTTTTTAGATTCCTTTGCACTGTCTGCGTGGTTGGAACAGAAAGGGCTACAGCTTTCCACAGTCTGCAATTACACCCCCTTAAAGAAAATGATGTGCCATTAGAAGTGGGAGTGTGTTTGGCAGGCAGAGAGATGGCAGATTTAGGGCGAGTTATTGATTGGAAAAGTGGGGTCTGTCACAGCACATTAGTTCTCAGGGGAGTAATCCACAGCAGGTTGCTGCGAGAAGCATCTGCTGCTGGAGAGAAGTAATTAAAAACAGGATGTTGAGGCAGTTGCCATATAAACAGGAAATAAGACGGTGGTAATAGACACTTCACGCTGATGCTGGGAGATGGTTTTACACCACATCGACTTAATGGATGCAAAGCACATAGCTCAGGTGAAACGCTCAAGGTCAGTGTGGACCTGGATTGAATATAGATTAATGCGTCTGATTAATGTGTGCGTAAAGTTGGTAAAAACTATGAATCGGGACGTTTGACTCAAACAAAACTTCTTCTCTTGATGTCCTCACTGCTGGATTCACAGAGCTTAAAATAGACTCTGTCTCTATTACTCATTGCTGTTTTTGTGACTCCCATAAAAGGTGTTTATGTATTGCCCCGATACACATTTATAATTGTGTTATAGAGATTTGTCAGCTTTGATGCTGAGCGTCTTTTTATTGTCAGCCGATGTTTTGAGTACTATATTTCGATCACAGCTCATTCAGTCTAATTCTTATTCCTGGGAAATAATTATCTATCGGCGTGTCCTCTTGatgtatcttaaaaaaaaaatctcacaccAGATGGCACGTTGTGTTCATTGCAATATGTTGTTATGACAACAGTCTGTGTGATGTTTTCCTCTCTTTGATACTTGTCATGTGGTTGCCTCAGTATTCAAATCTATAGTACATGTTTAATTATTCACCTGTATAATTAACAATGAGTCAGTTTAGACTTTTTCTATACTGATATCCACACACCAATaatctctctcccccctctctctttttaaactATCTATTTTATACTACGCCATTTTTgtaaaagcattaaagtaatATTTCAATAAAAAGATTAATAGATCCTCTTTTGTAGCTTCTGTCTACATTTAGAATTGATATATGGCTCCTGTGAGAAGCTCATTTTATTTGGTTTATCACCACCTTTCTTTCACTGTTTTACACTGCCCTCTAGAGGCCGAAAAGAAATACTACAAAACACCCAGCCTGTGACCTGTACTGATTGTCTGTGCGATgtgcatattattattatatcaaAGACAGCGTCACACCAATGTATCAGATTTTGTTTGTGGCAGTTCCCTAATAAATTTAAGGCTTTACAAACCTGTTTTCACCACAGGTCCACTAAACGGTAACTTTtggtaattattaaaaaaaacaaacaaacaaacataacagTTCACAAAATGTGCCCGTTTGATCAGAATGTTGTTGTTATTAGATACAAGATATAATTAGTTAATAAATAGTTAATAAACTATTTTATATTACACAAGCATATGACAAAATAGCATCAACTCTAAAATGATTAATGATTAGTTCATATCAGTCATCGTGGAGCCTCGCCCAGCTATCACTGGGTGAGAGGGAGGATAGAGCGTGTACACATCAGCAGTTTCCTGCAGGGTCAACACAGGGTCAACACAGAGCCAGACACTTTACACACTTTACGCTTTACACTTTTTACAAGACAATTTACACTTAAATTCACACCAATGGCCCACTTAGAATTATTGATTCACTTTGGGCCATTTTATTGCCAAAACaagtttttttatatttcagacaTCCCCCAAGATATTTTTTCGTTGCCCAGGGGCAATGCTGTGCAACAAAGGTAcaaaactacagagaaaattATTAGTTCATAGATCACACGGCAACTGTtacagagcaataaaaacaccagaagtgtttccaaaaatgtcaacaaatgatgaaacaaagaactgaaaaacatttgaaacataTTTCCATATGATCTGATGTAGGCTCAGGTTCGTATGTTGTGAGACATTGCTGTCATCCTGTGTGTGAAACTTCACCAAACAGTTCTTCTATGCTGTAAAACAGAGGTccacattatatttttatacacattGCTTTTGGTGTTCCTGTGCGCCCAGGAACTCTCCATCTTCCTTTGTTCTCACATGTTGTTGGCCGGTGTGATGTACTGTCCAAGTAGAATGGGGGCCATGGATCCCTGCTACTTCCGTTTCTCCTCATATTTTTGAGATATCTCACCTAAGGCTATAAGTCTCCTTCAAGAAGTACCCCTCACTGCACAACGTTGTAAACTGAATTTCTGAAAatgctaaattaaaaaaaaatcataaaacctgatttaataaattaatactttttaaaacattattgGGGTATTACTGGGCATGGGGCTTAGAAAAACTTTCTGTTGTCTGTGGGGTGTGGGAGGAAAATGGACtactcagaaaaaaaacccacagtagGAACATGGAAAGTCCATACAGGAAGGCTGGGTGGAGCAGCACTGCCAACCGCTACAACACCATGCTGCCACTTGAGTTTAATTAACAATCCATCCATTGCCTGACAATTTATACAGCACTATCTAAACAACCTCCATATTTAGCTATATCTGAATGCATGTATGGCCATGATTTCAACCTTATGTTGAGTTCTTCATGCTTTCAGCCTCCCTGAGAAATACAAAGTGACAGAAACAAAGCAGGATGAAGCAGCTGGCAATTATATGTGTGAAACACAGTGTTATTTGCAAACAAAGCAACCGCACTATCATCAGAGGACACGATCCAGTGGAGCTAAATGTGTGAAGGTAAACGTACAAAATAAAGCATATGACAAGGCCATGATGCAAACAAATATATAGATATACTATTGTGGGTCTTGCTTAACTGCCATGAATGTGCGTTAATAAGTAAATGCAAACACATTACTGGTTAAAAAGAGACCGTGTGCAAATGCAAAGATTTCTGATAATGTAATCAGACctatgtaaacaaaaaaaggtcAGCCAAAGCAGATGCACTCATCAGAGTTTCCCACACAATCTTATTTTGTAATCAGCAGTGTAAAATCCCAAAACATAaaagctgttttgcatttatgcATGAGAATGACACAGATGGCTAACGTAAATatgtgattaatttctgactctGTTATCTGATGACATTTATGCATCAGATAGCATTCTAAGTATTTTGTCTAGGTTTAGGTGTTTTACTTGTTCTCCTCCTGATTTCACAAATGCTAAATGAACGCATTTCCTGGAACTGAGAGATTAAATCGGGTTTGTGCAGACGTGGCAGCACCAAGTAATTTTTACTACCTGTTGGACTACTTTCACTGCCAGCAGACTCAGAGAAGATAAAACAACGGGctcactttattattattatttttaaaatctttgtcTGCTGATTGGTTTTCACATGGCACTGCTGATCCAAACTGATTACAGATCAGATTACATCCAGAGGGGGCTCTGACGCAGCAACAGCAAATCTGTCTTCAGATTGGCTCATCAGGCTTTATCTAACTTATGTTTGTTATAATTAGATTGATGGATAAATGATGGCAGTGTGACTTCCATAATTATTGCTTAATAACCCAACAAcccattttatatataaatttaaatatttttgagatttctcttttgaaaaaataacagaacaaacattttatctgaatctagaaaaaaaatgagcaaacagtttaaactgagaaattattcagggttttttttttgggaagaaCACATCACGCTGATGACATAGAGGTCTCAAAAACTCACTCACCAAATATGATACACTTGATAcacaagtatatatatatatatatgaaaatcaGTGAGAAATAGCAGACCAAacgctgtaaaaaaaaaatgaggaaaccaGTTTAATCTGCCATATCACATTATACAGGAAACAACACACATTTGTGTTATAATTTGTAGATGCAAATGTTTGGTgccacacatatgcacacatacagcTACTAAGGCACTTAGTAGTTTCTCAGTGGATTTTTCGATACACGATTACAGTGTACTCTGTGTACCTTTGATATTTTTTAGTTGATGGCACTCAACTAAAGCATTTGTTCATATGTAAAATTGTTGATTAATAACTGATAAAACCAACCTTTATTCCAAAGTTCAAATAATTCAAAACACTGTACTTTGTTTACTGGTATCACAGCTGGTGCTCAGTGGTTTTGCTGATGTCTTGGCACCCGAGCGCTCATGAACTTCACACTGGTTGTTTTTTCTTGTTGCGCACGGCGCACACTTGTATCAGAGCCTCCGTCACAAATGAAATGGAATGTTTACACCTCTCCAAAATGCAAAGACAGTAAAAATGAACCAGCTCTCAGAATTTACAGTCTTTTTGATGCCAACATTCACTAGTAGCTCTGTGCCCTTTATGCAGAGAGGTGTAAGGTCACTGCGGTTTTTAGATGAGTGCAGGGTGCAATGTGAGAGATGAGAGTTTTCCCTCCACCACAGATCAactgttctttttaaaaaaaaaccactacATGTTCTCTACAACCTCAGTCCAAGTTTTTGGGTTACCCAGCCAGAGAATTACTCAAACTACTAATTATTCGTCAGAGCGATAGTTTAGTACTTATCCTTACATGAATGTTAAATAATGGATGTGTAGAATATTCTGTTATATTCCGTTATTCTTTACTGCCTCAGATGTTGAAATGTACAAAAtatctgctgctgcactgatAAAAGTACATCTTGGTTGACTTGAAGCAGAGGACACTGAGGTTAATAATAACCAGACCCGACACCATCGCATGGCCTTCTATTTCACTTGGAAATCATTAGGCAATTCGAGATTCATAAAATGTTTCATAAAATGCTAAAGATCTGACAGCAGTCACTGATAATTAGTCAGTTTTTAAATTTGGTGACAGACGCCAGGCTTGAAGGTTTCAGTTTTGTGAGGTAATGGGAAACAGAAAACGATTCACAGATAGTGACTCAGATTACTCGCTTGCTATAAACAGAGTTACCGTTTGCCTCTAGCAAGAAGCTGATTtaataactggaaaaaaaaaaaatctcagtgatATCCAGACCCATATTCATAATTAATATAAACCATTTATTATGTACAGTACTGCATGAGTGTGTTAAGCATTAAAGTGAaaattgcaacaaaaaaaaaaacccaaacaaaacaatgcagtGAAGAGTTTTTATTCACCAAAAGAGTTTTTATTCACCAATTATAGTCAcacaaaatgcaataaaaagaaaaaagaaaagcatatcAGCATTTTATCACATTGCTACAGTTTTCTGCAGATTTAGGTTTTCTCAGTAGCTACTGTCTCTTCATGTAATTCCAGTCAGAGATATTTGATAATGGTTCTAGACCCTTATTCCACTGGCTGCATTTAGACATTTCTAATCctccagtttttttgtttgtttttttttttttttttggagagtaCTGCAGTACTGGGACTTTGAGATGGATATCTCAAATCTCTCAAAGCTACATAGTTTTTATAACTAGCTGCTTGTGACAGAAACTGAGAGGCATGATGGGAAAGTGGGGGAGAAGTGGAAAGCCACAGTGAGCCCCACAGTGGAATGATTTCAGCCGTATCTCTTTAGATTTTCAGGCAGCGCAGTGTGTTTCtagcatccttttttttttttaaatattaggcTGGAAGTGGCATACAGCTTTGTGACTGCTGCCCCcatggcctttctgtgtggtaaCTGATGCATGCGGTCCACACATGTGCAGTTACAGAGGGCTAAAACCTAAAATTATAGACCATCAACTCCAACAAGACACATACGAAATTGCTGATGGAACGTACTCAAAACTGTTGCgcagacagaaaacaatgaCTATCTAAACATATCCAGAACAATTAAAGTAATAACGATATTATTATGTGTGACTATCATTACAAatgtctttaaataaaaaaacccccacaaaaGCAGCTCCATCTACAAGttactgaataaaaatacatCATCATCCAAACAGacaaatattaaatatggcacttctgcaaacatttaagGCTGGCAGACCGTTGTAACAAATTTCCCTGAACTATCACACCTGAAAGCTGAACTGAAACTTGGGGGGGAAATTTACACTTGAAGTATGATTCTGTTTGAGTATGAAACTTGTAAGACATCAATTTGTGCCATACTTTTCAGTTCATAGAAGCATCACTGTGAGGGTCAGATCTGACCCGAGGTTGCCGCTCAGTCGGAAAATcctttttgaaaatgttgttCCAAGTCATAGTGCAGTTTGCTGGACTTTAATTCCTCTCATACTTCTTAGACATTCACTATTTTTTTCACTGCAAGCTGAAGTTACGTTTGATGCTCATTCGACTGTCaacctccagcaggctccacaTGCAGGATACGTGCATGCTTCTCTAGAAAAAACATGTTCTTTATGTAGCTGCAATAAGCTCTGCTTTCATGAACAGTTCGCTAAAATTAAGGAGGAAATATCTAAATGGTTGTTAGCAacattgcctcacagcaaggaggccctggttcaaatccaggctggggcctttctgtgtcgtgttctccctgtgcctgtgtgggttctctctgggtactgtGGCTTCCTCCCATTCTCCGTGTTTGCTCTGCAACAGATTCTTTCTCAAAGTCTCAGCTATTTTGTAAATGTTCTTTGAGAACTCATTCTTTATGATGTAAACGTCAACCTGTTTATTTGAGGAACtatctgtgaaaaaaacaaccctgagaaaaatttaaaaaaaaggttcctCTTATTGTGTGCAATTTTCCGTGGCTTAATTCTTCAGATTAGTCTTGATATTGGGATCGTCGCTTCTGTTCTGTGACTGTACCCATAGTTGAGCTGTTGAGTTGGATCTTGTTACCATCAAGAAAGTCCTTGGATGAACCTTCAGGTgacatcctcactgcactggagaaagacatgctgACCTGCATCTTCAGGAGTTTCAGGAGCTTTCTCTTGTAGCCCTTACAGGCAAAGAAATAGATAAATGGATCCAAGCAGGAGTTGAGGttcatcagacacacagtgatgTGCAGCGACACCTGAAAGGCTGTGAGGTGGCTGCAGTCGGGTTTCGACACCAGCTTGCGGATCATGTACTGCAGGAGGTCGATGTGATAGGGGCTGAAGCAGACGATAAACACCATGGACACGCAGCAAATCACTCCAATGGCCTTGCGGCTCCTGCCGGACTTTTCTGTTAGAtggttggtttttgctgttaaGTGGAGCTTGGAGCACAAGACAGAATAAGACACCAGGATCGTGACCAAAGGGATAACATAACCCAGGAAAACTGCACCAATCAGTATAGTGGCAATATGTGGAACGTGATCAAGGTTGGGGTATTCCATGCAGGTGATGTAGCCATCCGGTTCTTGGTTGGTCATTTTCATGGTAAGCAGGGGGAGAGTTTGGGCCAGGACCAGCAgccacacaccaacacaaatgTAGCGCACATTACTGACTTTCCTGAGTCGAGCAAAACGCAGAGGCAAGACCACAGCGATGAAACGGTCAATGCTGAGGCAGGTCATGAAGTTGACTCCAGCATAGGTGTTGATGTAGAAGATAAGGCCTGAGATCTTACAGAGAGCCTCTGTCATAGGCCAGTGGAAACCGAAAGCATAGTAGACAATCctcagaggcagagagagggtgaagaggatGTCGGATATGACCAGGTTGAGAGAGTACAGGGTGGTGGAGTTTATCTTCTTCAGATTGGGACGGATGACATGGAGGGCAAGGCAGTTCCCAAACAGTCCTACAAAGAACACAATGCTGTAGAAAAGAGGCATGAGGACGCTGGCATACTTTCGATGATCGTACAGGGTGCTACAGTTGCTGGTACTGTTGGAGTCTGTGGTCAGAGCCATCTTAATTTTATTTAGGTGAGAAtctgcaaaaaggaaaaaaaatataatcaaaacTTTGTTTAAACTCAGGCAATGATCTGTTACTTTGCATTCAtatccagtctttttttttttttcccctgtatgcatcaaattaaagaaaaaaaaaaaaacaacagacagAGCTGCTGAGACTCTTTATGATGAACTGAAACTTTTGTCGAGTACAGTGCTGGTATGAGAACGCATGGAGGGTTACAAATACAAGTCAATGCTTTCGAAAGGGAAGTAAAAGAAGTCATAGTATGTTTTGTAAGTCCGTTTCCTCACAATCCACAAAATCATCATTGTGCATGCATTGGTCAGTAAATGAAATTATGTTTGGTTTCTAAACTATAACAAATTACAAAGttagactgaaaaaaaagaaaattgtatGTTTATGTtgcaagccccccccccccccccagaaaccTCTGATCTGATCTCAGACAGAGTTAACACTGAGTTGACTGTAAAGAAACCTGCTCTCCAGTCCACGTGGATTTTTGGTGTGTAGTGCCATCTTGTGGTTTGAGATTTGATAAAAGATACAGCTCAGATCTGATATGCAGGGGTAACGGACTGGAACTGTGAAGTACTTACACTTTTTTCAGGTGTTGAAAAGTACAGATTGGCGAAGTGGGGTATCTGGATTGTCTTGTTATTGTGCAACGTTCCCACCcggaaaaaaatcataaatcctgtttttcatgTTGATGTTACATAAATTGCACTGTGACCCTAAAAACTGTGTCAGTTTAAGCAGGTGATAAACGAACCTTCAAACACCCCAGATCACAGTCCAATCAACCCAGAGGAGCCACAGGATGCTGAGCTGACATCACGCTCCATTGTACAAAGAACACCTCCAAAAGTTGTGTGTTTATGCCCCGATCAGGTGTTTTTTGTTGGCATGAGGAGGACATGAagatttttccattttaatcgGTGTGTGTTACTCTTCTCAATTTTCAGTTAAACACACAGTTACAGTTTGCTGTTTTAACAAACTAGTGCCCTCATTAGAATTTTAACATTCTGACTATATTTTCTCTTCACACATGAATTTGCTGTTATATTTCTATGTATCAAAAATGACTACCAGGCAACATGGTATAACTCACATTCATTTCCAAACTGTTAACAACCCCCAGTTTAAATTTCTGACTCACGGGACGTGTCTGGCATCATGTGTGCCGCTAAGAGTGCAATGAAGGAAGTCAGTGAACAATGCTTCTGCATAACGGCCATTCTGAACGCAGCTGCAGCACTCTCAcatgaacaacacacacacatacaataaaaaaaaaagtggtgttaCTAGTTGGCCTTGTACAGGAGGAAGTCAGCTTCCCCATGGTGCTCTGCTCTTGAATGCTGGGCAGTTGTAATGTCACATTATTTTACACCTGCCCTGACTACAGCTATCTGCTCATCCGCATGGGCAGTGAAAGAACATGTTTCCTGGCCCACTAATGCAGCTGAACGGCATTTTGGGAAAACATACAATAACTGCTTAATGGTTTTACACAAATTTGAAagccaactgtgtgtgtgtgtgtgcacactcgcatgtgtgtctgtgtgtctgtgtgtgtgtgtgcgtgcgtgagtATCTTAAGACAGTGGATAGTGTTTTTCTGAACTTCCCAAATTAAATACCAGAAAGAATGGAGGATAAAGATTGTACTGGTATTGTTGCAAACTACTCAAAAACACACTTATTTAAAGCAGTTTCTTATTTCTTATTCTTACTACATAAGTGTGAGACGTTTGTGTGCAGTACTTGTGTTACTCTAGTCTAAGGCGTGTTTTCACACAATGAATCTGGTCTAAGCTAAACTGTCATCTGAAATAGATTTAAGTTAGTCAACAGACACACAATGCTCACCCTTAcccaataaagaaaaaaattccagtttggaaaaagaagaagaagcagaagaagaagaagcttaCCTCACAGATGGAATATGTTGCTCTTCAGATGTGAAGTCACATTGATTCAACAGGCGTTCAACTTTTTGCTGAAAGTTTCTCAATCATTAGAGCTGCCCTGAGTGAATTGCCGCCGCCGCGCTGCCCTGGGTGAAAAATAACATGACACAGAGTAATCAAGATTGGTATCTTATGACGGTAACCATGGTGACAAAATATCCTGTTCTagctctccctctgtctctctctctttctgtttttctctctctcttttgcctGCGTCCTGCCCCTTACTCGCTTGAACTCAACTTTTTCAAATGTGCTGCCTGACACGCGATCATCTTTTGAGACACCCACTAACATGCCCAGTGTCGCTCATGTGACTTCAAAATATAGCAAATCATTTCATTTGGCACTGGTGGTTTATAAAAAAATGTGGGTGGGTGAGCCATCTGTGACTTTGACGAGAGGAAAAAATCTAGGTTTCACATGCGTGCTATACCCATGTGTGTACCCACGGGAGGATGTGGGTTCAGGTATAAAACTAAGATGGTCagcattttgatttatttattattttagttatttatgacTCTCCCCCCTTCTCTCAGATAATCCTTAATTCAGTTCATGCTCATTCCTCTGCTTCTGATCAGTTTCCCCTTAGACTATACAAATGAGTGACAGCTGAATGAGGAACTTCCCCCTTGCTCCAAACATGCCAAGGCTTTGATGTTATTAGCTCAGGCTCACTTTCAGTAATGACAAACCGAACTTCAGATCTGAGACAATGCAAATGAAGTAAAGAATCCCCCCCCTGCAGGCAAATATAGGCAATGTGGCAATCACAAATATGCTTTTGGTAAGAGATCAGAGACTAGCTTAACTGTATTATGTGGTTATGCTTTGATATATtactgaaaaaagagaaaaaaaatgatgtgacacACCTGTACTGATAGATTTTCTGTAAGCATAAAGCAAAAGTCATTGCAAGTCAAAAGTATTTTTTACCAGGTTCGAATTAGAGCTCTCTAATCGTACACCGAACATAAGTGATCCTGTGGTTTTCACACCTTTAAATCACCACCGCCCTTTAGGATATTGCTTTCAGTGTGAATGTGTACAGCTGCAGGATGTGCGCTATAATAGCAAAAGCATGGTCGTGAGCGCAAAGTgcaccttttctttttccattcaaCTATtcagttcttttatttttgggaGTGGGAGGACTTAGTCTGATGTTCTGACCTTTTCAGCtgcaaataataattaaagcacaAGAACAGCTCTTATATGCAGCACCTTGCGACTTCTCAAAGGGCGCTAAATAGAATTAtttgtaaaatatatatttttttctttttgaccgCAAACTTTCTTCCTTCAAAACAAGTCTGGTAGTGAGCGAGAGAGGAAGCAGTTAACTTCCTCATGGCCCGTCCTTGTGAGTCTGACTCACAAGGACGGGCCGGATCACACCCGTCGATGACAGACAAAAAGCTACAATTGCTATTCATAGTAGATCCTGAGGGCAAGTGCAAAGGCTAAGTGACTAATAATGGCTTAACACTCTGTTCTTCTAAAtgggggactttttttttttttataaataagatATCAGGCAGTTTTTTGTGATAGCAAAAACAGTTGCATGTAACAAAAGACTCAGAAACTCAGaaactgatctttttttttcctgagactTTCAAGTTCTGCACATCCTGTGCATGTTGATGGAGATTTCCTCCTGAGTCACATGTTATGAAACATAAACTTCATCGCTGTGGCCGAACACTGAAAGTCTATTACAGCATGCAGCCAGTGGCGTAATTCGTGTGTTGCTTGTCAGTGTATTCAAAAGGTTGATGACCAGTTCAGAACtgtttatattattgttattatttgatcataatgcttttttttttcttatattaataaaatcttaGATATCAGAGGATTCTGCCCTtgttaaatatgtaaaaacaaatCTGTGCATGTCTACAATTCTTCACAAATACCACGTATTGATTGGACTGGCTGCTTCACTCATTGTGtacaagggtttttttttttttgttaccacAAACTGGTGTAAAATTGTATAAAATAACTTATCAGTAGTCCAATGGCAGGCTTTCAAAGCGTGTTTGGCCTGCGGTTTAGTGTATATTGCGACAGCAACAGGAAGCTActgtggctgttcatcttaatgctgaaacaaaaaagacaacTCAGTAACACAATGA from Archocentrus centrarchus isolate MPI-CPG fArcCen1 chromosome 21, fArcCen1, whole genome shotgun sequence carries:
- the gpr183a gene encoding G-protein coupled receptor 183-A, whose product is MALTTDSNSTSNCSTLYDHRKYASVLMPLFYSIVFFVGLFGNCLALHVIRPNLKKINSTTLYSLNLVISDILFTLSLPLRIVYYAFGFHWPMTEALCKISGLIFYINTYAGVNFMTCLSIDRFIAVVLPLRFARLRKVSNVRYICVGVWLLVLAQTLPLLTMKMTNQEPDGYITCMEYPNLDHVPHIATILIGAVFLGYVIPLVTILVSYSVLCSKLHLTAKTNHLTEKSGRSRKAIGVICCVSMVFIVCFSPYHIDLLQYMIRKLVSKPDCSHLTAFQVSLHITVCLMNLNSCLDPFIYFFACKGYKRKLLKLLKMQVSMSFSSAVRMSPEGSSKDFLDGNKIQLNSSTMGTVTEQKRRSQYQD